In Vibrio crassostreae, one DNA window encodes the following:
- a CDS encoding amino acid deaminase yields MKHNPAQKDVIKYQKDSFILTEKGQKGRAISQSENGIYRLVDEDISLPVAIIKQSALTNNLNWMQSFADHHQVKLSPHGKTSMTPDFFRQQLENGAWGITVATPAQAEIAAMAGAKRIIMANQLVGKTNMAIIEQLINKFEVDFYCCVDSSVNVQQLNQYFANKKQTLKVLIEFGVPGGRCGCRSPQEVLELAQTIQDSPALSLAGIEVYEGVIHGDNAEQDIRTFLNQALTSVESLASDGLITGQPIITGAGSAWYDVVAECLANLTDYLAIIRPGCYAIHDTGIYLDAQSKVLQRAQVNQGYACELGGDLESALEVWAYVISRPEPTKLVIGLGKRDVAFDAGLPIAERGYRNGEAISVKGLTATAVMDQHTFVETDGSAEIEVGDMIAFSTSHPCLTFDKWRYIAISDDDHQVSHWVETCF; encoded by the coding sequence ATGAAACATAACCCTGCACAAAAAGATGTTATAAAGTATCAAAAAGATAGTTTCATCTTGACTGAAAAAGGCCAAAAAGGGAGAGCAATATCACAATCTGAGAACGGTATTTATCGATTGGTTGATGAAGACATTTCGCTTCCGGTAGCAATTATCAAACAATCAGCGTTGACCAATAACCTGAATTGGATGCAATCATTCGCCGATCATCACCAGGTTAAATTGTCGCCACACGGCAAAACATCGATGACACCTGACTTCTTCCGTCAACAGCTAGAAAATGGCGCTTGGGGAATTACGGTTGCGACACCTGCACAAGCAGAAATTGCAGCAATGGCAGGCGCAAAAAGAATCATCATGGCTAACCAATTGGTAGGAAAAACCAATATGGCGATCATCGAACAGCTTATTAATAAGTTCGAGGTTGATTTCTATTGCTGTGTGGATTCGTCAGTCAACGTGCAGCAACTCAACCAATATTTCGCCAACAAAAAGCAGACGCTAAAAGTGCTAATCGAGTTTGGTGTTCCGGGTGGGCGTTGTGGTTGTCGTTCACCTCAAGAGGTTCTAGAGCTGGCGCAAACTATCCAAGATTCGCCTGCGCTTTCGCTAGCGGGTATTGAGGTATACGAGGGTGTGATTCATGGCGACAATGCCGAGCAAGACATTCGTACCTTCTTAAACCAAGCGCTCACTTCGGTCGAAAGCCTCGCATCAGACGGCTTAATTACCGGTCAACCTATCATCACTGGCGCTGGTTCAGCTTGGTATGACGTGGTGGCAGAATGTTTGGCGAACCTAACTGATTACTTAGCGATTATCCGCCCAGGTTGTTATGCCATTCACGATACTGGGATCTACCTCGATGCACAAAGCAAGGTGTTGCAACGTGCGCAAGTAAACCAAGGTTACGCGTGTGAATTGGGTGGTGATTTAGAGTCGGCACTTGAGGTGTGGGCGTATGTTATCTCTCGTCCCGAGCCAACCAAACTGGTGATCGGGCTAGGTAAGCGTGATGTGGCCTTCGATGCGGGTTTACCTATTGCCGAGCGCGGCTATCGCAATGGCGAAGCTATCTCAGTGAAAGGCTTAACTGCTACCGCGGTAATGGATCAGCACACCTTTGTGGAAACGGACGGTTCTGCTGAGATTGAAGTGGGCGACATGATTGCGTTTTCAACCTCACACCCATGTTTAACCTTCGACAAATGGCGCTACATTGCCATCAGCGATGACGATCATCAGGTCAGCCACTGGGTAGAAACCTGCTTCTAG
- a CDS encoding RidA family protein — MTIKRYGVEGGTGTGGQHLPFARATEAGGFLYVSGQTPMTDGEVVEGGIVDQSRLAIQNCVDIMTEAGYGLEDVMHVKVVLTDSRYFQSFNKVFKEFFGANPPARICMVCDLVVDVKVEVDVTCYRADRV, encoded by the coding sequence ATGACTATTAAACGTTACGGTGTTGAAGGCGGTACAGGTACAGGCGGACAACATTTACCATTTGCACGCGCAACTGAAGCGGGTGGTTTCCTGTACGTTTCTGGCCAGACACCGATGACAGATGGTGAAGTGGTAGAGGGTGGAATTGTTGACCAGTCTCGTCTAGCGATCCAAAACTGTGTCGATATCATGACTGAAGCGGGCTACGGCCTAGAAGACGTAATGCACGTAAAGGTTGTGCTAACGGATTCTCGTTACTTCCAATCTTTTAATAAGGTATTCAAAGAGTTCTTCGGTGCTAACCCTCCGGCTCGTATCTGCATGGTTTGCGACCTAGTTGTAGACGTGAAGGTTGAAGTAGATGTGACTTGCTACCGCGCTGATCGCGTTTAG
- a CDS encoding sodium:solute symporter family protein, whose product MNSTLFLTGFGVYVCFLIWLGWFVSRNQKSGEDFLLGGRGLPLFLVLGTTVATMVGTGSSMGAVGFGYANGWAGALYGIGGAVGILLLALWFAPVRKLNFMTMSEELAYYVGANRIVKNVVGLLIFVASIGWLGAHILGGGMYLAWIADIDLNLAKIIIAAAFTIYVVIGGYTAVVWTDTIQAIILFAGFILMAVMSVDHIGGMDNLYAAMDPAATSFLAIDKLGILPAVSLAVVIGVGVLATPSFRQRIYSGKDVSTIRRSFVASGVLYLFFSIIPAIIGMAAHAIDPSLDNPNYSFPYVAATVLPVGVGMIVLIAGLSATMSSASSDAIAGVSILLRDVYVMFTGRVPNKESMLNYSRLALVVVIGFALLFALTSNDIIGYITKMISTVMSGMFVCGMLGKFWKRYNWQGALATLAGASVASFVVMLNADYTAFWGNPVIPSCLFALTAGVVVSLVTPANQVTPEMAKAILDDERALMEMEMSETGVLEEEAAPQRPANQTS is encoded by the coding sequence ATGAACAGCACACTTTTTCTTACAGGCTTCGGCGTGTACGTATGTTTTTTAATTTGGTTAGGCTGGTTTGTCTCGCGTAATCAAAAATCTGGCGAAGATTTCTTATTAGGCGGCCGTGGCCTGCCATTATTCTTAGTACTTGGTACCACAGTTGCGACTATGGTCGGCACGGGTTCAAGTATGGGCGCGGTTGGCTTCGGCTACGCAAATGGCTGGGCAGGTGCACTGTACGGAATTGGCGGTGCTGTAGGCATCCTATTGCTTGCACTTTGGTTTGCTCCGGTTCGTAAACTGAACTTCATGACCATGAGTGAAGAGCTGGCTTACTACGTAGGCGCTAACCGAATCGTGAAAAACGTGGTTGGCCTACTTATCTTTGTCGCGTCAATCGGTTGGTTAGGTGCGCACATTCTAGGTGGTGGCATGTACCTAGCGTGGATTGCAGACATCGACCTTAACCTTGCGAAAATCATTATTGCAGCGGCATTCACTATCTATGTTGTTATCGGTGGCTACACAGCAGTTGTATGGACCGATACGATTCAAGCAATCATCCTTTTTGCTGGCTTCATCCTAATGGCGGTAATGTCTGTTGATCACATTGGTGGCATGGACAACCTTTACGCTGCGATGGACCCTGCTGCTACAAGCTTTTTAGCAATCGATAAACTGGGCATTCTGCCTGCTGTTTCTCTGGCTGTGGTTATCGGTGTGGGTGTACTTGCAACACCTTCATTCCGTCAGCGTATCTACTCTGGTAAAGATGTTTCAACTATCCGTCGCTCGTTCGTTGCTTCTGGTGTGTTGTATCTTTTCTTCTCTATCATTCCAGCAATCATTGGTATGGCTGCACACGCAATCGACCCATCATTGGATAACCCGAACTACTCGTTCCCTTACGTAGCTGCAACGGTTCTTCCTGTTGGCGTAGGCATGATTGTTCTTATCGCAGGTCTATCTGCAACTATGTCGAGCGCAAGCTCAGATGCGATTGCCGGTGTATCTATCTTACTGCGTGACGTGTACGTGATGTTCACAGGCCGCGTACCAAACAAAGAATCAATGTTGAACTACTCTCGTCTAGCTTTGGTTGTGGTGATTGGCTTCGCACTGCTGTTCGCACTGACGTCAAACGACATCATTGGCTACATCACTAAGATGATTTCAACGGTTATGTCGGGCATGTTTGTGTGCGGTATGTTGGGTAAATTCTGGAAACGCTACAACTGGCAAGGTGCGCTTGCAACGCTAGCGGGTGCTTCTGTAGCTTCATTCGTAGTAATGCTAAACGCTGACTACACCGCCTTCTGGGGTAACCCTGTGATTCCTTCATGTCTGTTTGCTCTAACGGCAGGTGTGGTTGTGAGCCTCGTGACTCCGGCTAACCAAGTAACACCTGAAATGGCAAAAGCGATTCTTGATGACGAGCGTGCTCTGATGGAGATGGAAATGTCTGAGACTGGCGTACTTGAAGAAGAAGCGGCACCTCAACGTCCTGCAAATCAAACAAGCTAA
- a CDS encoding family 20 glycosylhydrolase, with protein sequence MKKTILSLLISGSVVSPMALAMAPNTDLNLMPYPQTVELQAGQVTVDGNFKVYIKGFNSDRVEYTAKRFIDRLERQTGVPILNWQVDSEDEANLIIDIDAAPKSEIQNIDSVESYKITTQGEQITLSSPSPYGTIHGIETLLQLVETTATGYHIPAVTIVDEPRFRWRGVSYDTSRHFIEFDVLIRQLDAMASAKMNVFHWHFWDDQGIRIQTESWPRLWSETADGNYYTKDQVRYLVEYARNLGIRVIPEVSLPGHSSAVAHAYPRLMSGGEGQSYDQERGWGVFEPLMDPLNPELYEMLGDVFDEVTELFPDEYFHIGGDEPNYEQWKNSEKHQQFIEENNIDGERGLQSYLNVKVEKMLEERGKKMTGWDEIWHKDLPTSIVIQSWQGHDSIGRAAKEGYPGILSTGYYLDQPQPTSYHYRNDPMPSGITVDDKLHSGEKFVTYQWQKPRSKGGPRKGTLTIIEAKDGTFRAFSDYNGKSREEIFILDYVPGKTFVGHFDNFMSYTEFNLNLNAKGFAEGSYQLVGNVRWPTTGEVIASSDVEGSVLPEPNGGYPAELTDKEKELILGGEITMWLENKDSLTVENYLWPRSYAIAERFWSDAELTDERSMYKRMKAMDTWSEVSVGLRHHADADMLLKRIAKGQDIHDLRVLAKYTEPAQYYARNWEKWNSTEPKGILYSQYERLNRFVDALPVESYAVYEMQDLVNEVATGNQQALDQLVQHYQQAKAAALAAKTVFAGNVSSVETVVVAEKTAEVADLALTLIAKAQAGEKVRASDANAYQAILSESAKIYDESIIAIVRPTELLLKQLAE encoded by the coding sequence ATGAAAAAAACTATATTGTCTCTATTGATTTCAGGTTCAGTAGTGTCCCCAATGGCGTTAGCAATGGCTCCGAATACCGATCTAAATTTAATGCCGTATCCACAGACAGTCGAGCTGCAAGCCGGGCAAGTTACGGTCGACGGTAACTTCAAGGTTTACATCAAAGGCTTTAACTCTGATCGCGTTGAATACACTGCGAAACGCTTTATCGATCGCCTAGAGCGCCAAACTGGCGTACCGATTTTAAACTGGCAGGTTGATAGCGAAGACGAAGCAAACCTGATCATAGATATCGACGCAGCACCAAAGTCTGAAATACAAAATATCGACTCTGTAGAGTCCTACAAAATTACCACTCAGGGTGAACAAATCACGCTGAGCTCTCCAAGCCCATACGGCACAATTCACGGCATCGAAACCCTTTTACAGCTCGTTGAAACGACAGCGACTGGCTACCACATTCCTGCTGTCACGATTGTTGATGAGCCCCGTTTCCGCTGGCGTGGTGTCTCTTACGATACTTCGCGTCACTTCATTGAATTTGATGTGTTGATTCGTCAGCTAGATGCGATGGCGTCGGCGAAGATGAACGTGTTCCATTGGCACTTCTGGGACGATCAAGGCATTCGCATTCAAACGGAATCTTGGCCGCGTCTGTGGTCTGAAACCGCCGATGGCAACTACTACACCAAAGACCAAGTTCGTTACCTAGTTGAGTATGCTCGTAACCTTGGTATTCGTGTGATTCCTGAAGTCTCCTTGCCGGGCCACTCTTCTGCTGTGGCGCACGCTTACCCACGCTTGATGTCAGGTGGTGAAGGTCAAAGCTACGACCAAGAACGTGGCTGGGGCGTATTTGAGCCATTGATGGATCCACTTAACCCAGAGCTCTATGAAATGCTGGGTGACGTGTTCGACGAAGTGACAGAACTATTCCCAGATGAGTACTTCCACATTGGTGGAGATGAGCCGAACTATGAGCAGTGGAAAAACAGCGAAAAGCACCAACAGTTCATTGAAGAGAACAATATCGATGGTGAGCGCGGCTTACAGTCTTACCTCAACGTAAAAGTTGAAAAGATGCTGGAAGAGCGCGGCAAGAAGATGACGGGTTGGGATGAGATTTGGCATAAAGATCTGCCAACCTCTATCGTGATTCAAAGCTGGCAAGGGCACGACAGCATTGGTCGTGCAGCGAAAGAGGGTTACCCAGGTATTCTGTCTACCGGTTACTACCTAGACCAACCTCAGCCGACTAGCTACCACTATCGTAATGATCCAATGCCAAGCGGCATCACGGTTGACGATAAGCTGCACAGTGGCGAAAAGTTCGTGACGTATCAATGGCAGAAGCCTCGTTCAAAAGGCGGCCCACGTAAGGGAACACTGACTATCATTGAAGCGAAAGACGGCACTTTCCGCGCATTCAGTGATTACAACGGTAAGTCTCGTGAAGAGATCTTCATCCTTGATTATGTGCCGGGCAAAACCTTTGTTGGCCACTTTGATAACTTCATGTCGTACACCGAATTCAACCTAAACCTGAATGCAAAGGGTTTTGCAGAAGGCAGTTACCAACTGGTGGGTAACGTGCGTTGGCCAACCACAGGTGAAGTGATTGCAAGCAGTGATGTTGAAGGCAGCGTGCTCCCTGAACCAAACGGTGGTTACCCTGCAGAATTAACCGACAAAGAAAAAGAGCTTATCTTGGGCGGCGAGATCACTATGTGGCTAGAAAATAAAGACAGCCTCACCGTTGAAAACTACCTATGGCCGCGCAGCTATGCGATTGCAGAGCGCTTCTGGTCTGATGCAGAACTGACGGACGAACGCAGCATGTACAAGCGTATGAAAGCGATGGATACATGGTCTGAAGTATCGGTTGGCTTACGTCATCATGCGGATGCTGACATGTTGTTGAAGCGCATTGCAAAAGGCCAAGATATTCACGACCTGCGCGTGCTTGCCAAGTACACCGAGCCAGCACAATATTATGCTCGCAACTGGGAGAAGTGGAACTCAACTGAACCTAAGGGCATTTTATACAGCCAATACGAGCGCTTAAACCGCTTCGTTGATGCGCTGCCAGTGGAAAGCTACGCTGTGTACGAGATGCAAGATTTGGTCAACGAAGTTGCGACGGGTAATCAACAAGCGCTGGATCAACTTGTTCAGCATTATCAGCAAGCAAAAGCGGCTGCACTGGCTGCTAAAACTGTCTTCGCAGGTAATGTGTCTTCGGTGGAGACTGTGGTTGTCGCAGAGAAAACCGCGGAAGTCGCAGACTTGGCGTTAACCTTGATTGCTAAAGCACAAGCGGGTGAAAAAGTTAGAGCATCAGATGCGAATGCCTACCAAGCGATACTGTCTGAATCAGCGAAAATCTACGATGAATCGATCATCGCGATTGTTCGTCCGACAGAGCTCTTGTTGAAGCAGTTAGCGGAGTAA
- a CDS encoding N-acyl-D-amino-acid deacylase family protein: MLFDTIIKNVEVFDGTGEQSFCADVAIRDGKIAEIGKIDHEDCSQLVEGAGLALAPGFIDVHTHDDTNVIRYPDCLPKISQGVTTVIVGNCGISASPTVLAGDPPDPMNLLGAQADFKYPTFAAYAQAVEQAQPAVNVAALVGHTTLRNQVMDDLQRTASEDEIAAMQTNLDLAMAQGALGLSSGLAYASAKQANANEVMQLAKVLSSHGGIYTTHMRTEFEEILSAMEEAFETGQYAKVPVVISHLKCAGAGNWGRTVEVLDLMDKVSEHQDVSCDCYPYSASSSTLDLKQVTDDFDIFITWSKAKPEHAGKTLKQIADEMNLPLMDAAKALQPAGAVYHCMDENDVKRVLKYKLTMVGSDGLPNDPHPHPRLWGTFPKVLGHYCRDEKLFALPEAIHKMTGMSAKRYNLAGRGEIRQDAFADLVLFDPKSIKDTATFENPISVAEGIESVFVNGELTYQKGKVKNNRSGVFIYRN; encoded by the coding sequence ATGTTGTTCGATACGATAATTAAAAATGTAGAGGTGTTTGATGGCACCGGCGAACAATCGTTTTGTGCAGATGTAGCAATCCGAGATGGAAAAATCGCCGAAATTGGCAAAATCGATCATGAAGATTGTAGCCAGTTAGTTGAGGGAGCAGGCTTAGCATTGGCTCCTGGTTTTATCGATGTACACACACATGACGATACCAATGTAATTCGTTACCCAGACTGCCTGCCTAAGATCAGCCAAGGTGTCACAACCGTGATTGTTGGTAACTGTGGTATCAGCGCATCACCAACCGTTTTGGCTGGCGATCCACCAGACCCAATGAATCTTTTAGGCGCACAAGCTGACTTTAAATACCCAACTTTCGCCGCGTATGCACAAGCGGTAGAGCAAGCTCAACCCGCAGTAAACGTTGCAGCGTTAGTTGGCCATACGACATTGCGTAACCAAGTGATGGACGACCTGCAGCGCACTGCAAGCGAAGACGAAATCGCAGCGATGCAAACCAACCTTGATTTGGCGATGGCGCAAGGCGCATTAGGTTTGAGCTCGGGTTTGGCTTACGCCAGCGCTAAACAAGCGAATGCCAACGAAGTGATGCAGTTAGCGAAAGTGCTTTCTAGTCACGGCGGCATCTATACCACGCATATGCGTACCGAATTTGAAGAGATCTTAAGCGCGATGGAAGAGGCGTTTGAGACAGGACAATACGCGAAAGTGCCGGTTGTTATCTCTCACCTTAAATGTGCAGGTGCGGGCAACTGGGGCAGAACTGTTGAAGTTCTTGATTTGATGGACAAGGTTTCTGAGCACCAAGATGTGTCTTGTGACTGCTACCCATACTCAGCGAGCTCTTCGACATTAGATCTGAAACAGGTGACAGACGATTTCGATATCTTCATCACTTGGTCTAAAGCAAAGCCAGAACATGCAGGCAAAACGCTTAAGCAGATTGCTGATGAGATGAACCTACCGTTGATGGACGCAGCAAAAGCGCTTCAACCAGCAGGTGCGGTTTACCACTGTATGGATGAGAACGACGTAAAGCGCGTATTGAAATACAAGCTGACCATGGTTGGTTCTGATGGTTTACCTAATGACCCGCATCCACATCCAAGATTGTGGGGTACCTTCCCGAAAGTCTTAGGTCATTACTGCCGAGATGAAAAACTGTTCGCGCTACCAGAAGCGATTCACAAAATGACCGGAATGTCTGCGAAGCGCTATAACCTCGCGGGAAGAGGTGAGATTCGCCAAGACGCATTTGCCGATTTAGTTTTATTTGATCCAAAGAGTATTAAAGACACAGCAACATTTGAAAACCCTATTTCAGTTGCTGAGGGAATCGAAAGTGTATTTGTAAATGGTGAGTTAACTTACCAAAAAGGAAAAGTGAAAAATAATCGTTCAGGCGTTTTTATTTACCGTAATTAG
- a CDS encoding sugar kinase → MPASSHFNIAFFGECMVEISGSPLTKKFGGDTLNTALYLSRLTQHQNISVHYATGLGSDELSQNMIDSWQLEGIQTNFVERIANKLPGLYMVETDETGERHFHYWRNDAAVKSYFQSSELNKLEIALTEKQVDAVYISGISIAILDDASRERLLKAIGVFSNQGGKLIFDNNYRPQLWATEQAQHWYAKLLPLVDIALITEDDDLLVWGNGESVQQRCLRLGCQEIVIKRGCEPCKIVQVESGKVVESYVSATAVANVVDTCAAGDSFAAGYLAARLTGESTTDAAELGHQLASTVIQYSGAIIPVSAMNHLIKK, encoded by the coding sequence ATGCCTGCATCTTCTCATTTCAATATTGCTTTCTTTGGCGAATGTATGGTCGAAATCAGCGGCTCTCCATTAACCAAAAAGTTTGGCGGTGATACACTTAATACCGCACTTTACCTTTCTCGCTTAACTCAACATCAAAACATCTCTGTGCACTATGCGACAGGGCTTGGCAGTGATGAGCTGTCTCAAAATATGATTGATAGCTGGCAGCTAGAAGGCATTCAAACCAATTTCGTCGAACGCATTGCGAACAAGCTTCCTGGACTCTACATGGTTGAAACCGACGAGACAGGCGAGCGACACTTTCATTACTGGCGCAACGACGCGGCAGTCAAATCTTACTTTCAATCTAGTGAGCTGAATAAGCTTGAAATCGCCCTGACCGAGAAACAAGTCGATGCGGTTTACATTAGCGGTATCAGTATCGCGATTTTAGATGACGCCTCTCGTGAGCGCCTGTTGAAAGCCATTGGCGTGTTCTCAAATCAAGGCGGCAAGCTGATTTTTGATAACAACTATCGCCCGCAACTTTGGGCGACTGAACAAGCTCAGCATTGGTACGCCAAGTTACTACCATTGGTCGACATTGCACTGATTACCGAAGACGACGACCTGCTGGTTTGGGGCAATGGCGAGAGCGTTCAACAACGCTGCCTTCGCTTAGGCTGCCAAGAGATCGTCATCAAACGTGGCTGTGAGCCATGCAAAATCGTTCAGGTAGAAAGCGGCAAGGTAGTAGAAAGCTACGTATCAGCGACAGCTGTTGCGAACGTGGTTGACACTTGCGCGGCGGGTGACTCCTTTGCCGCGGGTTATCTGGCGGCGCGCCTTACAGGTGAGAGCACCACCGATGCAGCTGAACTAGGTCACCAACTGGCTTCTACCGTTATTCAATACTCTGGCGCGATCATCCCCGTGAGCGCTATGAATCACTTAATTAAAAAATAG
- a CDS encoding bifunctional 4-hydroxy-2-oxoglutarate aldolase/2-dehydro-3-deoxy-phosphogluconate aldolase — MSQEMINTLKQFKVIPVIQINKVEHAIPLAKVLVENGLPVAEVTFRTEAAADSIRAMRDAYPEMCIGAGTVLTPAQIDLAKEAGSEFIVAPGLNPNTVKRCQEIGMPIVPGVNNPSQVEQALELGLNFLKFFPAEASGGINMVKSLLAPYVDVSLMPTGGISKHNVNEYLAVDRVVCCGGTWMVSPKMIENEQWDEIAVLVREAVELVS, encoded by the coding sequence ATGTCTCAAGAAATGATCAACACACTTAAGCAGTTCAAAGTTATCCCTGTTATCCAAATCAACAAGGTGGAACATGCGATTCCACTAGCAAAAGTGTTAGTAGAAAACGGCCTGCCAGTAGCAGAAGTGACGTTCCGTACCGAAGCAGCAGCGGATTCGATTCGTGCGATGCGTGATGCCTACCCAGAGATGTGTATCGGTGCTGGTACAGTATTAACGCCAGCGCAGATCGACCTTGCGAAAGAGGCGGGCAGCGAATTCATCGTAGCACCGGGCTTGAATCCAAACACAGTAAAACGTTGCCAAGAGATCGGTATGCCAATCGTTCCTGGCGTAAACAACCCAAGCCAAGTAGAGCAAGCGTTGGAGCTAGGTCTTAACTTCTTGAAGTTCTTCCCTGCTGAAGCGTCTGGTGGCATCAATATGGTGAAATCTTTGCTAGCGCCTTACGTTGATGTGTCGCTAATGCCTACAGGTGGTATTAGTAAACACAACGTCAATGAATACTTAGCGGTGGATCGCGTGGTGTGTTGTGGTGGCACGTGGATGGTTTCTCCGAAGATGATTGAGAACGAGCAGTGGGATGAGATCGCGGTGTTGGTTCGTGAAGCGGTTGAGTTGGTTAGCTAG
- a CDS encoding ATP-binding protein, whose amino-acid sequence MMNNNRYWLFLCACLLIGLVQVTTKSGISQWKLEQAQRYAEQRFLGYIAEARRTLKRFYYLPYLVTNDETSVRFIDGEARLEKRIKKQLIQLDKAANTKGWYLLSGEGDLLVSSVERSKLSKKNASTIVSKIHQQGGAISVVTKNKGVTPDYFIAAPVYRASDVVGIVAVQIDLSLLTDQWFTDGEAILFQNPRDQFFLSSDHRLSADWFNENFTSQPLATKRELYDQTHIQVWRLKNKDYLIQSIKLDDLNWRLTYLTPLTSLNQTTNWISWSVAVGCLFILLLLVILYQRRQKKLSNLRIQKLIEESEKRLSGMINKTHVGLVLIDKHGHIHDINLMAKNYFCLSDSMISNIKAWQLFEAGNPNSTTLQLLKNLEQHQELAEITSVETMARRSDGSYFPVLFSISPFPWHATTYYLCTVIDISKRKKAEIAVQEANKTLQLRVEERTQDLKDAQQELVESSKLAALGRMSSAITHELNQPLTGLKTLLSSNQLLMERGETKMLKANMDLVMSLIDRMANMTSQLKSFAFQRLEKPYPVSLTDALQEILRIHQAELENVDIRVRVASNISMVMGEEARLRQVLGNLLRNAVDATKNQKPATIVISAHTEQQRVIIKVQDNGCGVSEDQLETIFEPFHTNKKMGEGLGLGLAITANNVRDMQGTLIAKNNPDQGMTFTLTLQNIDSE is encoded by the coding sequence ATGATGAATAACAATCGATATTGGTTATTCCTATGTGCCTGTTTATTAATTGGTTTGGTTCAGGTAACCACCAAAAGTGGTATAAGCCAATGGAAGCTCGAACAAGCCCAACGCTATGCAGAACAGCGCTTCCTCGGATACATTGCCGAAGCCAGACGTACCCTGAAACGCTTCTATTATCTGCCCTACCTAGTGACGAACGATGAAACCAGTGTACGTTTCATTGATGGTGAAGCCCGCCTTGAAAAACGCATTAAGAAACAGCTGATTCAACTGGATAAAGCGGCCAACACCAAGGGCTGGTATCTGCTTTCTGGCGAAGGTGATTTGTTGGTATCGAGTGTAGAAAGAAGCAAGCTGAGTAAAAAGAATGCCAGTACGATAGTGTCTAAGATCCACCAACAAGGTGGAGCTATCTCTGTAGTGACAAAAAATAAAGGCGTGACGCCCGATTACTTCATTGCCGCGCCCGTTTATCGAGCGTCAGATGTGGTCGGCATTGTCGCAGTGCAGATCGATCTATCGCTACTGACCGACCAATGGTTTACCGATGGGGAAGCGATACTGTTCCAAAACCCTCGTGACCAGTTCTTTCTTTCCAGTGATCACCGATTGAGTGCCGATTGGTTCAATGAAAATTTTACTTCACAACCGCTCGCCACAAAGCGTGAACTGTACGATCAAACCCACATTCAAGTATGGCGACTAAAAAATAAAGATTACCTTATTCAGTCGATCAAGTTAGACGATCTCAATTGGCGTTTGACCTACCTAACGCCGTTAACCAGCCTCAACCAGACCACTAACTGGATAAGCTGGAGCGTCGCGGTTGGCTGCCTTTTCATTCTGCTGTTGCTGGTTATTCTTTATCAAAGACGTCAGAAAAAACTCAGTAATCTGCGAATCCAAAAGCTCATCGAAGAGTCAGAAAAACGACTGTCTGGAATGATCAATAAAACCCACGTTGGGCTGGTGCTGATCGATAAACATGGTCATATCCACGATATTAACCTGATGGCGAAGAACTACTTTTGCCTTTCTGATTCGATGATCAGCAACATCAAGGCGTGGCAGCTGTTTGAGGCAGGTAATCCGAATTCGACCACATTGCAGCTACTCAAGAACTTGGAACAACACCAAGAACTGGCTGAAATCACCAGTGTTGAAACCATGGCAAGACGCAGCGATGGCAGCTACTTCCCGGTGTTGTTCTCTATTAGCCCCTTTCCTTGGCATGCCACAACCTATTACCTGTGTACTGTGATTGATATCAGTAAACGTAAAAAAGCGGAGATCGCGGTTCAGGAAGCCAATAAAACACTTCAATTGAGGGTAGAAGAGCGAACGCAAGACCTCAAAGATGCACAACAAGAGTTGGTTGAATCAAGCAAACTTGCCGCATTAGGGCGGATGTCGAGTGCGATCACTCATGAGCTTAATCAACCGCTTACCGGTCTAAAAACTCTGCTTTCGAGTAACCAGTTACTGATGGAAAGAGGCGAGACTAAGATGTTGAAAGCGAACATGGACTTGGTCATGAGCCTAATCGACAGAATGGCTAACATGACCAGCCAATTGAAGTCGTTCGCCTTTCAAAGACTTGAAAAGCCCTACCCAGTTTCACTGACTGACGCATTGCAAGAAATCCTACGTATTCATCAAGCCGAATTGGAAAACGTCGATATTCGCGTGCGTGTAGCTTCCAATATTTCGATGGTAATGGGAGAAGAGGCGCGGCTTCGTCAAGTGCTTGGCAACCTACTTAGAAATGCCGTCGATGCCACGAAAAATCAGAAACCAGCAACCATTGTTATCAGCGCTCATACCGAACAGCAGCGAGTTATCATCAAGGTTCAAGACAATGGCTGTGGCGTATCCGAAGACCAACTAGAAACCATTTTCGAACCCTTCCACACCAACAAAAAAATGGGCGAAGGGCTCGGGCTCGGACTCGCCATCACCGCTAACAATGTGCGCGATATGCAAGGTACCTTGATAGCGAAGAACAACCCAGATCAAGGCATGACATTCACGTTAACGCTACAAAACATTGATAGTGAGTAA